In Halogeometricum sp. S1BR25-6, a single genomic region encodes these proteins:
- a CDS encoding ATP-binding protein — protein sequence MNPDVLGRRDGADECGRGPLARLGRHRARDGSDGAPVAVDLDRPHAALVVGKRGYGKSYTLGVLAEGAARASGLAPVVVDPMGVFDGLAEGDDFDARVVRSPTVRADAVPPSEWPALVGSAPDSPVGSLVWRAASDSETLAEMRAFAAVPAESSRVAPETARAARNRLRRASSWGVFDPEGLDAAALCGAEATVLDCSGLDPAPANAVVHAVGRALYDARLRGSAARLPWLFLDEAHVFFDGLAAPALRAILTRGRAPGVSLVAATQRPSALPEVALSQSDLRVVHRLTAGPDVRALTAAEPTYLRAGVEARMPTRPGEALVVDDAAEAAYDVRIRERDTPHGGDSPRASEVERADPATDAAATETAE from the coding sequence GTGAACCCCGACGTACTCGGCCGGCGCGACGGAGCGGACGAATGCGGGCGCGGTCCCCTCGCCCGTCTCGGCCGCCACCGCGCCCGCGACGGCAGCGACGGCGCGCCCGTCGCAGTCGACCTCGACCGCCCGCACGCCGCCCTCGTGGTCGGCAAACGGGGCTACGGCAAGTCGTACACGCTCGGCGTCCTCGCGGAAGGGGCGGCGCGCGCCTCGGGTCTCGCGCCCGTCGTCGTCGACCCGATGGGCGTCTTCGACGGCCTCGCCGAGGGCGACGACTTCGACGCGCGGGTCGTCCGGTCCCCGACCGTCCGCGCGGACGCGGTCCCGCCGTCGGAGTGGCCCGCGCTCGTGGGTTCGGCCCCCGACTCGCCGGTCGGGTCGCTGGTGTGGCGCGCCGCGAGCGACTCCGAGACGCTGGCGGAGATGCGCGCGTTCGCCGCGGTCCCCGCCGAGTCCTCGCGCGTCGCTCCGGAGACGGCCCGCGCGGCGCGAAACCGACTCCGGCGAGCGTCGTCGTGGGGCGTGTTCGACCCCGAGGGACTGGACGCCGCGGCCCTCTGCGGGGCCGAGGCGACCGTGCTGGACTGCTCCGGTCTCGACCCCGCGCCGGCGAACGCCGTCGTCCACGCCGTCGGACGAGCGCTGTACGACGCCCGCCTCCGCGGGTCGGCCGCTCGCTTGCCGTGGCTCTTCCTCGACGAGGCACACGTCTTCTTCGACGGTCTCGCCGCGCCTGCTCTCCGCGCGATACTGACTCGCGGGCGCGCGCCGGGCGTCTCCCTCGTCGCGGCGACGCAGCGACCGAGTGCGCTCCCCGAGGTGGCCCTCTCGCAGTCGGACCTCAGAGTCGTCCACCGGCTCACCGCCGGGCCGGACGTGCGGGCGCTGACCGCCGCCGAACCCACGTACCTCCGCGCCGGCGTCGAGGCGCGGATGCCGACCCGGCCGGGGGAAGCGCTCGTCGTCGACGACGCGGCGGAAGCGGCGTACGACGTTCGTATCCGCGAGCGAGACACGCCGCACGGCGGGGATAGTCCGCGGGCAAGCGAGGTCGAACGCGCCGACCCGGCGACCGACGCGGCCGCAACCGAAACCGCCGAGTAG
- a CDS encoding CrcB family protein, giving the protein MANRGDPLLVAAGGFVGAALRYGVDASLPGVGGTLAANVLGSFLLGVLLAAVRRPRVRVLLGTGLLSSFTTYSTFAVQTASLGPAWGLANVGVTYVLGFAAAVAGLSAGGRLR; this is encoded by the coding sequence ATGGCGAACAGGGGAGACCCCCTCCTCGTCGCCGCCGGCGGGTTCGTCGGCGCGGCACTGAGATACGGTGTCGACGCCTCGCTACCGGGCGTCGGCGGGACGCTGGCGGCGAACGTCCTCGGGAGCTTCCTGCTCGGCGTTCTGCTCGCCGCCGTCCGCCGTCCGCGAGTGCGCGTCCTCCTCGGTACGGGACTGCTCTCCTCGTTCACGACCTACAGCACGTTCGCCGTGCAGACGGCGTCGCTCGGGCCGGCGTGGGGGCTGGCGAACGTCGGCGTCACCTACGTGCTCGGCTTCGCCGCGGCCGTCGCCGGCCTCTCGGCGGGAGGGCGGCTCCGGTGA
- a CDS encoding fluoride efflux transporter FluC, with the protein MTALSHLAALPTPVLVGLGGTLGALSRYAVDVGLSDGRRSTLAVNVLGSAALGALVASSLPTAAETVFGTGFCGAFTTFSSFAVTVVEDAGDGNRRAAAGYAAGTLLAALLGVALGGALVGLV; encoded by the coding sequence GTGACGGCGCTCTCGCACCTCGCCGCGCTCCCGACCCCGGTTCTCGTCGGTCTCGGCGGTACGCTCGGTGCCCTCTCACGGTACGCCGTCGACGTCGGCCTCTCGGACGGCCGTCGGAGCACCCTCGCGGTGAACGTCCTCGGGAGCGCCGCCCTCGGGGCTCTCGTCGCGTCGTCCCTCCCGACGGCGGCCGAGACGGTGTTCGGAACGGGCTTTTGCGGCGCGTTCACCACGTTCTCCTCGTTCGCGGTGACCGTCGTCGAGGACGCCGGCGACGGGAATCGGCGGGCGGCCGCCGGCTACGCGGCGGGGACGCTCCTCGCCGCCCTCCTCGGCGTCGCTCTCGGCGGTGCGCTGGTGGGACTCGTGTAG